Proteins from one Setaria italica strain Yugu1 chromosome V, Setaria_italica_v2.0, whole genome shotgun sequence genomic window:
- the LOC101762465 gene encoding uncharacterized protein LOC101762465 isoform X1 produces MEMGMTPEIMYGQNIFVPATANPYQYGYAEVGQPMEWYNHPSTVGYDGQDVFYPTEGMPCVYYAAPDNASMHPSYSPYPLDPSFIPDGSFMPQEYVADPANSTCQVASTPYYIPAVLPYAQDSVPGSATTPLLSNVAFLPGMPGYAATSANAAFPFIAPVTTKSDIHVNPPVQSTIVSSKQFQDHAKLPKVQLHNSVAQKQELSDRSMVPIKLPHASQASAHLLERPISAAKQSPKAKLSGNNCLGYATSDLQKWAAAEKFQPSSKSSAHLNGPGQKVHHLLNEHSLADSQKPGNQRSSAMVVKSYTSRLPVGNPEGTILIRTDQYNRDDLQVDYTYAKFFVIKSIGEADVHKSIKYGVWSSSSNGNSKLDSAFRDADRISRRNSTKCPVFLFFSVNGSGHFCGMAEMVGPVDFHKDMDFWCQDKWTGCFPVRWHIVKDIPNYSLQHITLQNNENKPVTHSRDTQEIPYIPGMSVLKIFKDIKVKECLFDDFMKYEVEEAQYSPHRRCRLSYNAPDFVPVSQRTKDALDTQQTKSSSVLIDRTSEVQNVSEKPHDPKAIKPQEPCVELSDKQVAEAGKENGQQENQCSGNQSQEDAVKTVTNQPPTSSLKTGADGKQQYWKKVENPRQHTDSAAQGSSKLTEKRLNGVRTSTGVVSESSEEQKITAKLGSFKISSKTEEADRKSRTVGVVTIGSMPVRVDSSEV; encoded by the exons ATGGAGATGGGAATGACCCCTGAAATAATGTATGGGCAAAATATTTTTGTTCCTGCTACTGCAAATCCCTACCAATATGGCTACGCAG AAGTTGGACAGCCTATGGAATGGTATAACCACCCGAGCACTGTAGGATATGATGGCCAAGATGTTTTTTACCCG ACAGAAGGCATGCCATGCGTATACTATGCTGCCCCGGACAATGCATCTATGCATCCTTCCTACAGTCCTTACCCTCTTGATCCTTCTTTCATACCCGATGGCTCATTTATGCCTCAGGAATATGTTGCTGACCCTGCTAACTCGACATGCCAAGTAGCCTCCACACCCTATTACATTCCAGCTGTTCTTCCTTATGCTCAAGATAGTGTCCCAGGAAGCGCAACTACACCTCTTCTCTCCAATGTTGCATTTCTTCCTGGCATGCCAGGCTATGCTGCAACATCTGCAAATGCAGCATTTCCTTTTATTGCTCCTGTTACCACCAAAAGCGACATTCATGTGAATCCACCAGTACAGTCTACTATTGTCTCTTCAAAGCAGTTTCAGGACCATGCGAAACTGCCAAAAGTTCAACTGCATAATTCAGTTGCACAGAAGCAAGAGTTGTCAGATAGATCCATGGTGCCTATTAAACTCCCTCATGCTTCACAG GCATCCGCACATTTGCTTGAAAGGCCAATATCTGCCGCCAAGCAATCACCAAAAGCGAAATTGTCTGGAAACAATTGCTTGGGATATGCTACATCTGATCTTCAGAAGTGGGCTGCTGCTGAGAAATTTCAGCCTTCTTCAAAGTCGAGTGCTCATCTAAATGGTCCTGGGCAAAAGGTTCATCATTTGTTAAACGAACATAGCTTAGCTGACTCTCAGAAACCAGGCAATCAGAGAAGCTCTGCCATGGTTGTGAAATCTTATACGTCGAGGCTCCCTGTCGGTAATCCTGAGGGGACAATCCTTATAAGGACTGACCAATACAACAGAGATGATCTCCAGGTGGATTATACATATGCAAAGTTCTTTGTTATCAAGTCGATTGGTGAGGCAGATGTCCACAAATCAATCAAATATGGTGTATGGTCAAGTTCCTCCAATGGAAACAGCAAGCTGGATAGTGCATTCAGGGATGCCGACAGGATATCAAGGAGGAATTCTACCAAGTGTCCagttttcttgttcttctcc GTGAATGGTAGTGGTCACTTCTGTGGCATGGCTGAGATGGTTGGCCCTGTCGATTTTCACAAGGACATGGACTTCTGGTGTCAAGATAAATGGACTGGGTGCTTTCCTGTGAGATGGCACATTGTCAAGGATATACCAAATTATTCTTTGCAGCATATCACACTGCAGAACAATGAAAACAAGCCTGTCACGCACAGCAGAGATACACAAGAA ATACCATACATCCCTGGAATGTCCGTGCTCAAGATTTTCAAGGACATCAAAGTAAAGGAGTGCCTGTTTGATGATTTCATGAAGTATGAGGTGGAAGAAGCGCAATATAGCCCTCATAGAAGGTGCAGGCTGAGCTATAATGCCCCAGATTTTGTACCTGTCTCGCAGCGTACAAAGGATGCGCTTGACACTCAGCAGACGAAATCCAGCAGCGTACTGATAGACAGAACTTCAGAGGTACAAAATGTGTCAGAGAAGCCACATGATCCTAAGGCGATCAAACCTCAGGAGCCATGTGTAGAGCTCTCTGATAAACAGGTGGCTGAGGCTGGGAAAGAGAATGGACAACAAGAAAACCAGTGCAGTGGCAATCAGAGTCAGGAGGATGCAGTGAAAACTGTAACTAACCAGCCACCAACTTCAAGCTTGAAGACAGGTGCGGATGGGAAGCAGCAATACTGGAAGAAGGTTGAGAACCCACGGCAGCACACAGACAGTGCCGCTCAAGGCTCATCAAAGCTAACTGAAAAGCGTCTAAATGGAGTTCGTACCTCCACAGGCGTGGTATCAGAGAGTAGCGAAGAGCAAAAGATAACCGCTAAACTTGGTTCGTTCAAGATCAGTTCCAAGACAGAGGAGGCTGACCGAAAGAGCAGGACAGTTGGTGTGGTGACAATTGGCTCGATGCCGGTACGGGTGGACAGCTCGGAGGTCTAG
- the LOC101762868 gene encoding GDSL esterase/lipase At1g09390 — MASGGAGAMNGGTATVASAKAVAVPLRLQHYLVMAGVAAAVVLACLRYAPAAAGYGFLAMAPPGVEAGAAARVAAVAVARAADGGEGGEAVAAAGARDPPAPAAPSVVIFNFGDSNSDTGGMAAVNGMNINLPEGRTFFRRPTGRLSDGRLVIDFICESLHTPYLSPYLKALGADFRNGVNFAIGGSTATPGGSPFSLDVQLHQWLYFRARSMEMINLGQRPPIDRDGFRRAIYTIDIGQNDLSAYMHLPFDQVVAKIPAIVAQIKYTIETLYAHGARKFWIHGTGALGCLPQKLAIPRDDNADLDAHGCLKTYNAAARRFNAQLAEALAQLRRRTVDAALVFVDMYAIKYDLVANHTAHGIARPLMACCGYGGPPYNYNHFKACMSAEMQLCDVGARFISWDGVHFTEAANAIVAAKVLTGDYSTPRVTIASLVDAKLVPNDG, encoded by the exons ATGGCCAGCGGTGGTGCCGGCGCGATGAACGGCGGCACCGCGACCGTTGCCAGCGCCAAGGCCGTCGCCGTCCCCCTCAGGTTGCAGCACTACCTGGTGATGGCCGGGGTGGCGGCCGCGGTCGTCCTCGCCTGCCTCAGGtacgcgccggccgccgcggggtACGGCTTCTTGGCCATGGCACCGCCGGGGGTGGAGGCAGGCGCGGCGGCTCGCGTCGCCGCGGTCGCTGTCGCCcgcgcggccgacggcggcgagggtggcgaggctgttgctgctgctggtgcccgGGACCCtccggccccggcggcgccgtcggtgGTGATCTTCAACTTCGGGGACTCCAACTCCGACACGGGCGGCATGGCGGCGGTCAACGGGATGAACATCAACCTGCCGGAGGGACGCACCTTCTTCCGACGACCCACCGGCAGGCTCTCCGACGGCCGCCTCGTCATCGACTTCATCT GTGAGAGCCTGCACACGCCGTACCTGAGCCCCTACCTCAAGGCGCTAGGCGCGGACTTCAGGAACGGCGTCAACTTCGCCATCGGCGGCTCCACGGCGACGCCGGGCGGGTCACCTTTCTCGCTGGACGTGCAGCTCCACCAGTGGCTCTACTTCAGGGCCAGATCCATGGAAATGATCAACCTAG GACAGAGACCCCCGATCGATCGCGACGGATTCAGGAGGGCCATCTACACCATCGACATCGGGCAGAATGATCTGTCCGCTTACATGCACCTGCCCTTCGATCAAGTGGTTGCCAAGATCCCCGCCATAGTTGCTCAGATCAAGTACACCATCGAG ACCCTGTACGCGCACGGCGCCCGCAAGTTCTGGATCCACGGCACCGGCGCGCTGGGCTGCCTGCCGCAGAAGCTGGCCATCCCGCGGGACGATAACGCCGACCTCGACGCCCACGGCTGCCTCAAGACCTAcaacgccgccgcccggcgcttCAACGCGCAGCTCGCCGAGGCCCTCGCCCAGCTCCGGCGACGGACGGTGGACGCCGCGCTCGTCTTCGTCGACATGTACGCCATCAAGTACGACCTGGTCGCCAACCACACCGCGCACGGCATCGCCAGGCCGCTCATGGCGTGCTGCGGCTACGGCGGCCCGCcctacaactacaaccacttcaAGGCGTGCATGTCCGCGGAGATGCAGCTCTGCGACGTCGGTGCGCGGTTCATCAGCTGGGACGGCGTGCACTTCACCGAGGCCGCCAacgccatcgtcgccgccaAGGTGCTCACCGGAGACTACTCCACGCCCAGGGTCACCATCGCCAGCCTCGTCGACGCCAAGCTCGTGCCCAACGATGGCTAG
- the LOC101762465 gene encoding uncharacterized protein LOC101762465 isoform X2 — protein sequence MEMGMTPEIMYGQNIFVPATANPYQYGYAVGQPMEWYNHPSTVGYDGQDVFYPTEGMPCVYYAAPDNASMHPSYSPYPLDPSFIPDGSFMPQEYVADPANSTCQVASTPYYIPAVLPYAQDSVPGSATTPLLSNVAFLPGMPGYAATSANAAFPFIAPVTTKSDIHVNPPVQSTIVSSKQFQDHAKLPKVQLHNSVAQKQELSDRSMVPIKLPHASQASAHLLERPISAAKQSPKAKLSGNNCLGYATSDLQKWAAAEKFQPSSKSSAHLNGPGQKVHHLLNEHSLADSQKPGNQRSSAMVVKSYTSRLPVGNPEGTILIRTDQYNRDDLQVDYTYAKFFVIKSIGEADVHKSIKYGVWSSSSNGNSKLDSAFRDADRISRRNSTKCPVFLFFSVNGSGHFCGMAEMVGPVDFHKDMDFWCQDKWTGCFPVRWHIVKDIPNYSLQHITLQNNENKPVTHSRDTQEIPYIPGMSVLKIFKDIKVKECLFDDFMKYEVEEAQYSPHRRCRLSYNAPDFVPVSQRTKDALDTQQTKSSSVLIDRTSEVQNVSEKPHDPKAIKPQEPCVELSDKQVAEAGKENGQQENQCSGNQSQEDAVKTVTNQPPTSSLKTGADGKQQYWKKVENPRQHTDSAAQGSSKLTEKRLNGVRTSTGVVSESSEEQKITAKLGSFKISSKTEEADRKSRTVGVVTIGSMPVRVDSSEV from the exons ATGGAGATGGGAATGACCCCTGAAATAATGTATGGGCAAAATATTTTTGTTCCTGCTACTGCAAATCCCTACCAATATGGCTACGCAG TTGGACAGCCTATGGAATGGTATAACCACCCGAGCACTGTAGGATATGATGGCCAAGATGTTTTTTACCCG ACAGAAGGCATGCCATGCGTATACTATGCTGCCCCGGACAATGCATCTATGCATCCTTCCTACAGTCCTTACCCTCTTGATCCTTCTTTCATACCCGATGGCTCATTTATGCCTCAGGAATATGTTGCTGACCCTGCTAACTCGACATGCCAAGTAGCCTCCACACCCTATTACATTCCAGCTGTTCTTCCTTATGCTCAAGATAGTGTCCCAGGAAGCGCAACTACACCTCTTCTCTCCAATGTTGCATTTCTTCCTGGCATGCCAGGCTATGCTGCAACATCTGCAAATGCAGCATTTCCTTTTATTGCTCCTGTTACCACCAAAAGCGACATTCATGTGAATCCACCAGTACAGTCTACTATTGTCTCTTCAAAGCAGTTTCAGGACCATGCGAAACTGCCAAAAGTTCAACTGCATAATTCAGTTGCACAGAAGCAAGAGTTGTCAGATAGATCCATGGTGCCTATTAAACTCCCTCATGCTTCACAG GCATCCGCACATTTGCTTGAAAGGCCAATATCTGCCGCCAAGCAATCACCAAAAGCGAAATTGTCTGGAAACAATTGCTTGGGATATGCTACATCTGATCTTCAGAAGTGGGCTGCTGCTGAGAAATTTCAGCCTTCTTCAAAGTCGAGTGCTCATCTAAATGGTCCTGGGCAAAAGGTTCATCATTTGTTAAACGAACATAGCTTAGCTGACTCTCAGAAACCAGGCAATCAGAGAAGCTCTGCCATGGTTGTGAAATCTTATACGTCGAGGCTCCCTGTCGGTAATCCTGAGGGGACAATCCTTATAAGGACTGACCAATACAACAGAGATGATCTCCAGGTGGATTATACATATGCAAAGTTCTTTGTTATCAAGTCGATTGGTGAGGCAGATGTCCACAAATCAATCAAATATGGTGTATGGTCAAGTTCCTCCAATGGAAACAGCAAGCTGGATAGTGCATTCAGGGATGCCGACAGGATATCAAGGAGGAATTCTACCAAGTGTCCagttttcttgttcttctcc GTGAATGGTAGTGGTCACTTCTGTGGCATGGCTGAGATGGTTGGCCCTGTCGATTTTCACAAGGACATGGACTTCTGGTGTCAAGATAAATGGACTGGGTGCTTTCCTGTGAGATGGCACATTGTCAAGGATATACCAAATTATTCTTTGCAGCATATCACACTGCAGAACAATGAAAACAAGCCTGTCACGCACAGCAGAGATACACAAGAA ATACCATACATCCCTGGAATGTCCGTGCTCAAGATTTTCAAGGACATCAAAGTAAAGGAGTGCCTGTTTGATGATTTCATGAAGTATGAGGTGGAAGAAGCGCAATATAGCCCTCATAGAAGGTGCAGGCTGAGCTATAATGCCCCAGATTTTGTACCTGTCTCGCAGCGTACAAAGGATGCGCTTGACACTCAGCAGACGAAATCCAGCAGCGTACTGATAGACAGAACTTCAGAGGTACAAAATGTGTCAGAGAAGCCACATGATCCTAAGGCGATCAAACCTCAGGAGCCATGTGTAGAGCTCTCTGATAAACAGGTGGCTGAGGCTGGGAAAGAGAATGGACAACAAGAAAACCAGTGCAGTGGCAATCAGAGTCAGGAGGATGCAGTGAAAACTGTAACTAACCAGCCACCAACTTCAAGCTTGAAGACAGGTGCGGATGGGAAGCAGCAATACTGGAAGAAGGTTGAGAACCCACGGCAGCACACAGACAGTGCCGCTCAAGGCTCATCAAAGCTAACTGAAAAGCGTCTAAATGGAGTTCGTACCTCCACAGGCGTGGTATCAGAGAGTAGCGAAGAGCAAAAGATAACCGCTAAACTTGGTTCGTTCAAGATCAGTTCCAAGACAGAGGAGGCTGACCGAAAGAGCAGGACAGTTGGTGTGGTGACAATTGGCTCGATGCCGGTACGGGTGGACAGCTCGGAGGTCTAG